CAAACCCTATGATTGGGACTTGCTTCAATCCGCGATGAAGCAAAAACTGGCCACCAATCAAATTGAACTTAGCGTTCTTGAACACAACGCGCTGACCAATGGCGATGTAGCGTTTCATCAGCGTCATGGCACGCCGCTGATGGCGTGGTCGCCTTTGGCCGGCGGGCGCCTTTTCCAAGATGCCCATGCTGACGTGTTGTCGGTGCTTGCTGAAATTGGCGCAAAGCAAGGCAAAGCCGCCGACGCCGTGGCAATCGCGTGGCTTTTGGCGCATCCTGCCAATATTCTTCCTGTTTTGGGCACCAACAATATGCGGCGCATTCAATCACTGTCAGATTGCACCGATATCGCTTTGTCGCGCGAAGAGTGGTTTGAAATCTACACAGCCGCTTTAGGGCATGAGGTGGCTTAATGGTCAACGCGGTTCAGCCTCTAGGGGCATCCGACACGCCGTTTGACAGCGGCGCGTTTCGCTCGGCTTTGGGGCGCTTTGCAACGGGTATCACGATCATTACATGCTCGCATGACGGGCAGCCTATGGGCATCACGGCCAACAGCTTTGCCAGCGTGTCGCTGGATCCGCCCCTGGTCCTTTGGTCGCCGGCAAAAGCCTCGCGCCGTCACCTCGCCTTCAGCCAAGCAACCCATTTTGCAATTCATATCTTGGAAGCGGGTCAGGAAGCACTTTGCCATAGCTTTGCCCGACCGGGGGACGGCTTTAAAAACCTTGAGTGGCAAACAGGCGCACAAAATGTGCCTTTGTTTCCCGGCTGTTTGGCCCGTTTTGAATGCAGTTTATACGCACAACACGACGCAGGCGACCATACGATCATTATCGGACATGTGGACCGTTTTGAAAAAAACGAGGGCACGCCGCTCGTGTTCAGCCAAGGCGCGTATCTGAAAACCCACGCATGAAGGCGGTTTATGCGTTGCGCCCATGGCCCAATCGCAAACTGCTTTAGAGCCTTTAATATCAACATCATCACCGAAAGAAATTGCGTCTGTGGCATTGCTGTTTTACGGCCCGCGCCGATATCCGCGATCACACCTGAAAAATAAGCCAATGGCTCGCGTGATGTTTTCCATTGATACAGGTTTTGCCATTCACACAATACACAGGATCGGCTTCGGATCTGGCGGTCGTTTATCCCCAGGGCGGTGGAGTTTTGCTCAAGAATGCGTCTATTCCCTGCGCCGCTTCTACGCCTTCCCAAAC
The sequence above is drawn from the Rhodobacteraceae bacterium IMCC1335 genome and encodes:
- a CDS encoding flavin reductase, yielding MVNAVQPLGASDTPFDSGAFRSALGRFATGITIITCSHDGQPMGITANSFASVSLDPPLVLWSPAKASRRHLAFSQATHFAIHILEAGQEALCHSFARPGDGFKNLEWQTGAQNVPLFPGCLARFECSLYAQHDAGDHTIIIGHVDRFEKNEGTPLVFSQGAYLKTHA